In Candidatus Electrothrix scaldis, the genomic window CAGGCTTTTCAAAATCTGAAAGCAGAGCATCCCTGCACCTTGCTCTATGAAATCTATAATGAGCGCTGCCAGCGGATGGCAAAGAATCCCCCGGAAAACTGGGATGGGATTACGGATATTCAAATGAAAAAGGCCGATTAATATCTCCGAAAACTAACCCGCCCCTTGGGACTCGGTATCAGACCTAAAGCTTCGCAATGTATGAGACGTATATATGACCTATCTGATTTTTGGCTGGTTGCTTTGGTGCAGCCTCCACAGCCTACTCATTACCGGCAAGCTGAATGACTGGATCAAAAAAAGGGGCGGAATCCTGCAAGGAACCTACCGCCTTTTCTACAGTCTTTTTTCCCTGCTCAGTTTGCTCCCACTGCTTTGGTACCAGTACAGCCTGCCCCAGGAAATCCTCTTTTCCTGGTCCGGCTGGTTACGGATTCCCCAGGGGCTACTTCTCGGCTATGGCCTGCTTATGTTTTATAGCGGCAAGCAAGTCTATGATGTGCAGTATCTTCTCGGGATCAGGCAATGGCAACAGTATCGTCGGGGAGAGCAGCCCCTATCCCTCCCCTTTACCTGTGCAGGTGCCTTGGCCTATGTCCGCCATCCTTGGTACAGCAGCGGCCTTGCTCTGCTCTGGAGCCTGGGGCCGATTACTGATACCAACCTGCCGCCCCGAACTATCCTCAGTCTCTATTTTGTCATTGGTACCCTGCTGGAAGAGCGAAAATTGCTCAGGGAATTAGGCGAGCCCTACCGGCTCTATCAGCAGCAAGTCCCTATGTTGCTTCCCTGGAAAGGGCGGAGCATCAGACCTGGAGATTCGCAATGAAAATCTTTACAACATCTTTTCTTTTTTCTTTCTCGCTCCTCTTTCTTCATCTGAGTATCGTGGAAATACATACCGCCTGCGCCCAGCCTCGCGGTGGTCCTCCAACCTTTTCCCTCGGCACAGGAGTGGTCTTTTCCACCACGCCCTACCTGGGAGCAGATACTAAAACCATCGCCATTCCCATGATCATGTTTTCTGGGGAGCAGTTCTTTATCCGGGGAACCGGGGCGGGCCTGCATATCTACCAGGACGAGCAATTTTCTCTCGACCTACTGGGAAAATATCGTTTTAATGCCTATGAGGCCGGAGACAGCCCGGACCTCGTGGGGATAAAGGATCGAGAGGGAACTGTGGAGGCGGGATTGGGGATAGATTGGCGATTTAAGCAGGCTGTTATCTCCGGCAAGGTATTCACTGACCTGCTTGATAAACACGGAGGTCAAGAGATCAAGCTCCGGATCAAAAAGCCTTTTCGCTGGCGGATGCTCTTTCTTGCCCCCTACCTCGGTGTTTCACTGCGCAGTGATGCTTTCTCCACCTATTACTATGGCGTCGATGCCACAGAGGCAATTGCCGGACGAGCAAAATACGAACTCGACTGGACCACAAACTGGCAAGCAGGGCTGGTGCTTCGGATTGGCCTCAATCAAAACATCATGCTGAACACCTTGGTTGGCCTGGAGATCCTTGACCAAGAAGTCGAGGACAGCCCTATCATTGAGCAAGGGAATCAGTTCTTTGCTATGTTTGGTCTTGCCTATGGATTTTAACGTGATAATGCGTCACTCATAGATACCCTACCCTTTCCTTCTGAAATCACTGGAGCACGGAGTCCATGAAAATGCTTTCCCTTTCTTCATTCAGTAGTTGTCGTCACTTAATCGCCCTGCCATGCTTAGCCGTATGTTTATCAGCCGCCGCTTCTGCCTTGGCAACAACGGATACAAATATCAGCTGCCCGGACGGTGTCTATAAGGGCCTTTTTGACTTGACCATTATCAAGAGGGATCTTGGCCCAATCAGGAACCGTCTTGATGATATGACCTTTTTTTATGGTGCAGAGCCAGACCCATCGCAGGGTAAAGATGAAATCCAGCTGAAAAGCCTGATGATTTGTTCCAATACTGGAGAGAAGATCCGCACCGCGACCAGGCACATTGGCAGCTACCGCT contains:
- a CDS encoding NnrU family protein; translation: MTYLIFGWLLWCSLHSLLITGKLNDWIKKRGGILQGTYRLFYSLFSLLSLLPLLWYQYSLPQEILFSWSGWLRIPQGLLLGYGLLMFYSGKQVYDVQYLLGIRQWQQYRRGEQPLSLPFTCAGALAYVRHPWYSSGLALLWSLGPITDTNLPPRTILSLYFVIGTLLEERKLLRELGEPYRLYQQQVPMLLPWKGRSIRPGDSQ
- a CDS encoding MipA/OmpV family protein, translating into MKIFTTSFLFSFSLLFLHLSIVEIHTACAQPRGGPPTFSLGTGVVFSTTPYLGADTKTIAIPMIMFSGEQFFIRGTGAGLHIYQDEQFSLDLLGKYRFNAYEAGDSPDLVGIKDREGTVEAGLGIDWRFKQAVISGKVFTDLLDKHGGQEIKLRIKKPFRWRMLFLAPYLGVSLRSDAFSTYYYGVDATEAIAGRAKYELDWTTNWQAGLVLRIGLNQNIMLNTLVGLEILDQEVEDSPIIEQGNQFFAMFGLAYGF